One region of Eleutherodactylus coqui strain aEleCoq1 chromosome 5, aEleCoq1.hap1, whole genome shotgun sequence genomic DNA includes:
- the LOC136629132 gene encoding oocyte zinc finger protein XlCOF7.1-like, with amino-acid sequence MEEWEYLEGHKDLYKDAMMETRQPITTRVPSSKRSPPERCPRPLLPQDHQLLYRDEDLTDINTTETNVRGDQRCKEEIPTGNRPDDGTGSSEGCLISADGKAEDCGITQDTYEEPAIIPDISSALYSKDTSSDPLVQVPSSGPSQAKKQEKCHRTGQHQSAHIGEKSCSCSECVKCFTEKSHLFTHQKSHTGEKLFSCSECGKYFRYKSCIVEHQRTHTGENPFSCSECGKCFRYKSVLVKHQRTHTGEKPFSCSECGKCFAQKVSLVQHQRSHTGEKPFSCSECGKCFAKKVSLVQHQRSHTGEKPFSCSECGKCFAQKVSLVQHQRSHTGEKPFSCSECGKCFAQKVSLVQHQRNHTGEKPFSCSECGKCFAKKVSLVQHQRSHTGEKPFSCSECGKCFAEKSTLAQHQKTHTGEKPFSCSECGKCFAVQSNLVKHQRIHTGEKPFSCSECGKCFAGQSNLVKHQRIHTAEKPFSCSDCGKCFTEKSVLVKHQRIHTGEKLFSCSECGKCFARKVSLDQHQRTHTGEKPFSCSECGKCFAQKVSLDQHQRSHTGEKPFSCSECGKCFAVQSNLVKHQRSHTGEKPFSCSECGKCFYHKIRLMQHQESHTREKPFSCSECGKCFTGKSSLVTHQRNHTGEKPFSCSECGKCFTGKSSLVTHQRNHTGEKPFSCSECGKCFTEKSVLVKHQIIHTGEKPFSCSECGKWFTVQSSLVTHQRIHTGEKPFFKNLLSNNTKKVKSKMTCHTEVKGSSLEHYVINKKCM; translated from the exons atggaggagtgggagtatttagaaggacacaaggatctgtacaaggacgccatgatggagacccgccagccgatCACAACAcgag ttccatccagtaagagaagcccaccagagagatgtccccgtcctcttcttccacaggaccatcag cttttgtatcgggatgaagatctgaccgatattaatactacagagacaaatgtgaggggcgatcagcggtgtaaagaggagattcctacaggtaaccgcccag atgacggtaccgggagctcagagggatgtctgatatctgcagatggtaaagcagaggattgtggtatcacgcaagatacatatgaagaacctgccattatcccagatatctcctCAGCCCTTTACAGCAAAGatacatcatctgatcctcttgtacaggtcccatcttctggTCCATCACAGGCCAAAAAGCAGGAGAAATGTCACAGAACAGGACAACATCAAAGTGCTCACATAGGGGAGAAGTCatgttcatgttcagaatgtgtcaaatgttttacagagaaatcaCATCTTTTTACACATCAgaaaagtcacacaggagagaaattgttttcttgttcagaatgtgggaaatattttagatATAAATCATGTattgttgaacatcagagaactcacacaggagagaatccattttcctgttcagaatgtgggaaatgttttagatataaatcagtccttgttaaacatcagagaactcacacaggagaaaaaccgttttcttgttcagaatgtgggaaatgttttgcacagaaaGTATCGCTAGTTcagcatcagagaagtcacacaggagagaagccattttcttgttcagaatgcgggaaatgttttgcaaAGAAAGTATCGCTAGTTcagcatcagagaagtcacacaggagagaagccattttcttgttcagaatgtgggaaatgttttgcacagaaaGTATCGCTAGTTcagcatcagagaagtcacacaggagagaagccattttcttgttcagaatgtgggaaatgttttgcacagaaaGTATCGCTAGTTCagcatcagagaaatcacacaggagagaagccattttcttgttcagaatgtgggaaatgttttgcaaagAAAGTATCGCTAGTTcagcatcagagaagtcacacaggagagaagccattttcttgttcagaatgtgggaaatgttttgcagaaaaATCAACGTTAGCTCagcatcagaaaactcacacaggagagaaaccgttttcttgttctgaatgtgggaaatgttttgcagtgcaatcaaaccttgttaaacatcagagaattcacacaggagagaagccgttttcttgttctgaatgtgggaagtgttttgcaGGGCAATCaaaccttgttaaacatcagagaattcacacagcagagaagccattttcctgttcagattgtgggaaatgttttacagaaaaatcagtccttgtaaaacatcagagaattcacacaggagagaagctgttttcttgttcagaatgtggaaaatgttttgcacGGAAAGTATCGCTAGATcagcatcagagaactcacacaggagaaaagccgttttcttgttcagaatgcgggaaatgttttgcacagaaaGTATCGCTAGATcagcatcagagaagtcacacaggagagaagcctttttcttgttcagaatgtgggaaatgttttgcagtgcaatcaaaccttgttaaacatcagagaagtcacacaggagaaaagccgttttcttgttcagaatgtggaaaatgtttttatCACAAAATACGTTTAATGCAACATCAAGAATCTCACAcaagagagaagccgttttcttgttcagaatgtgggaaatgttttacagggaAATCaagccttgttacacatcagagaaatcacacaggagagaagccgttttcttgttcagaatgtgggaaatgttttacagggaAATCaagccttgttacacatcagagaaatcacacaggagagaagccgttttcttgttcagaatgtgggaaatgttttacagaaaaatcagTCCTTGTAaaacatcagataattcacacaggagagaagcctttttcttgttcagaatgtgggaaatggtttaCAGTGCAATCaagccttgttacacatcagagaattcacacaggagaaaaaccattttttaaaaacctgttgtcaaacaatacaaaaaaggtaaaaagtaaAATGACATGTCATACAGAAGTAAAGGGAAGCAGTTTAGAGCATTACGtgataaataaaaaatgtatgtaa